The following proteins are encoded in a genomic region of Phycisphaerae bacterium:
- a CDS encoding MBL fold metallo-hydrolase: MGHSEPVRSIFYLFLFIIFALCSCGIAGDGSTETTVVWYGGGGQIGGSLAVVHSSGMNIIVDCGALYNAEDDSRKQSAKKSVIPLPDDVIKGSALLLTHAHLDHCGRLPQLVRAGFKQPINTTPATRELLPVMLEMAIRYGSSDRTWYWSAKSVKQGSRGPFVTAHWRENCEWGQKISPVNRRQVQGNHDEVSKKEQVFLRPCDSCVEEELRSILQLVQVREIGQVFPISGHLNASFLAAGHIPGAASVLLAPSKSPEGKRLLFSGDIGNDLSPLECAPTPAPPADRIWLEATYGSDIRAKDATPELNRFRQEISTAVANGEVVWIPAFALDRTQKVLYQLGLARNEGKLPSTIQVFCPSPSAAKVSAIYRRELSQPSTTHWFRPELYRIGPSAFPEMVRKLPGTLPRPSVLVTTSGMMDEAFSEDLLDDLLPQSTTRVLLVGWADPKTPAGLLASGAKKLEKRSRDDPNQIVQTIGVRAKVSQYKIFSAHADLSDTLYWLSRQDKRTEIRLVHGDPEQLAARQAALIKAGFLNVKIERAQQTKPISGK, translated from the coding sequence ATGGGTCATTCTGAACCGGTTCGCAGCATTTTTTATCTCTTTCTTTTCATAATTTTTGCCCTGTGTTCTTGCGGAATCGCTGGAGACGGTTCGACTGAAACCACAGTTGTTTGGTATGGGGGGGGCGGTCAGATTGGGGGTTCACTTGCGGTCGTACATTCCAGCGGTATGAATATCATCGTTGACTGTGGCGCTTTGTATAACGCGGAAGATGACAGCCGCAAGCAATCAGCAAAAAAATCCGTGATTCCATTGCCAGATGATGTGATCAAGGGGAGCGCCCTATTGCTTACACATGCACATCTTGATCACTGTGGGCGGTTGCCCCAGTTGGTCAGGGCCGGGTTCAAACAGCCGATTAACACTACACCCGCAACTCGCGAGCTACTTCCGGTGATGCTAGAGATGGCCATTCGCTATGGATCATCCGACCGCACTTGGTATTGGTCTGCCAAGTCCGTCAAGCAGGGGAGTAGAGGCCCGTTCGTGACTGCGCATTGGCGAGAAAACTGTGAATGGGGTCAGAAAATTTCTCCCGTCAACCGCCGTCAGGTGCAGGGTAACCATGACGAGGTATCAAAAAAAGAGCAAGTTTTTCTGAGGCCTTGCGACAGTTGTGTTGAAGAAGAACTGAGGTCCATTCTTCAATTAGTGCAGGTACGTGAGATCGGTCAAGTTTTTCCAATATCGGGACATCTAAATGCATCTTTTTTGGCAGCCGGTCACATTCCAGGGGCGGCCTCAGTGTTGCTAGCTCCCTCCAAATCACCCGAAGGAAAACGATTGTTATTCTCTGGTGACATCGGCAACGATCTTTCACCTCTTGAGTGTGCTCCCACTCCGGCTCCGCCAGCGGATCGGATCTGGTTGGAAGCCACCTACGGATCGGATATTCGAGCGAAAGATGCTACTCCTGAATTGAACAGGTTCAGGCAGGAAATTTCCACGGCGGTGGCCAATGGAGAAGTTGTATGGATCCCGGCATTCGCATTGGATCGGACACAGAAGGTACTCTACCAATTAGGGCTCGCCCGAAATGAGGGGAAGTTGCCTTCAACCATTCAGGTATTTTGCCCTTCGCCGTCGGCGGCTAAAGTGAGTGCGATATACAGAAGAGAACTCAGCCAACCATCAACCACGCATTGGTTTCGGCCAGAACTGTATCGTATTGGACCATCGGCGTTCCCTGAGATGGTCAGAAAACTACCGGGAACACTCCCACGGCCTTCTGTCCTCGTGACTACCAGCGGCATGATGGATGAGGCTTTTTCAGAAGATCTCTTGGACGATCTTCTGCCACAATCCACAACCCGTGTTTTACTGGTAGGATGGGCTGATCCAAAGACGCCGGCGGGCTTGTTGGCATCCGGAGCTAAAAAACTGGAAAAGAGAAGTCGAGACGATCCAAACCAAATAGTACAAACAATTGGTGTCCGCGCGAAGGTCTCACAATACAAAATTTTCTCGGCTCATGCCGATTTGTCGGATACTTTGTATTGGTTATCACGCCAAGATAAGAGGACCGAAATCAGATTGGTTCATGGAGACCCCGAGCAGTTGGCCGCACGCCAAGCAGCCCTGATCAAAGCTGGGTTCTTAAATGTGAAGATTGAGCGAGCGCAACAGACAAAACCCATTTCCGGAAAGTAA